The following nucleotide sequence is from Pseudomonas putida S13.1.2.
AACTCCTCACAAGCCATGACCTGCGCGGCTTTCAGGTAGTGCCGAACAGATTATCCACAGACCCGCTAACAGCGATTGTGGGCAAAACCAGCCAGAGGTATGCATAATTGTGTCTGAGGAGCCGGCTCAGAGCTGATCAGTTTATGATCAAAACTCTGTAAGCCCCGCTATTCAACGCCCACAGCCATGCGCCAACACTTTATCCACACCTTGGCGAACAGATTCCGTGGGCAAAACGCGGGCGTACCTGATATTTCTGCCAGTTCCGTGAATGCAGCGATGTGATGGGGTAATGGCTACTACTTTGGCATAATCCAGGAGTGACTTATGCACAGCCGCCAAGAAGGCACTGTGAAGTGGTTCGACGAAGGGCGGGGATTGGGGTGATCAGCGTCGAAGGTCAAACCCGAGAATTCCTGGTTCTACGCTGCGCAGCGGTAAATGTGGCCAGGGAACATCATTAGCCTGTCAGGGCCAATCGCCGGCAAGCCAGCTCCCACAGGTATTGCACTGAACCCGTAGGCAGTGGTGATCCTGTGGGAGCTGGCTTGCCGGCGATGAGGCCAGTAAAGGCCTTAGCGCAGCACGCCCTCTTCCACCAGCAGCTTGAGGATGGCCTCAGCACCTTCCTGTGGCGAAACATCCTTCAGCACCTTGCCGCCACCACCGCTGGCCTTGGCCGTCGCCGCTTTCATCCGGTCGGCGCCGCTCTTGGCCTTGATCACCTTAAGGCGCTTGGGCCGAGGACGGGCCGGCTGCAGCTCTGCGTCAGCCAGCAGTTCATCTTCGACAATGGCCACATTACGCGCCGCCAGCACACCACGTCGCGCGGGCCCGAATGCGCTCTGGCGCGGCTTGGGCGCAGCGTTATCCACAGTCGCCAGCAACGGCAGGCGCACTTTCAGCCGGCGCCGCTGACCCCGCGGCAAGGCCTGCAATACCTGGGCGGTGCCGTTCTCGATCGACTCCACCTCGGCCAACCCCACAATCAACGGCCAGCCAAGTTTTTCGGCCAGCAGGAACGGCAACATGCCCGACCCTTCACCCGTCTCGGCCTGGCTGCCGGTCAGCACCAATTGCGCGCCGGCGTCGCGCAGGTAATCCCCCAGCACGCCAAGCACATCGGCACCGGCCGGCTGCTCCAGCACGTCAAGATGGTCCAGCCCCATGCCCAGGTAGGCGCGCAGCGCTTCTTCCTGCGGGTTGCCGGCATGTACCACCTGCAAGTTATCCCCAGCCAGCTGCAAACCCAGTTCCACGGCGCGGGCATCCTGCTCGGCGCGGCGGGCGCGCCCGGAGCTTGGGTGAGCACCGATGGAAACCAGGCTGATCACTTTCGTACTCATGCTCGTGCCCTTATGCCGCGTCGCGCTGGCCGCCGCTGCGGTAGTTGTCCACAGCCTCGATCAGTGCCTTGAGAATCGCCGAGCTGTCGCCAATCACCGACAGGTCGGCCCGTTTGATCATGTCGCAACCCGGGTCCATGTTGATCGCCACCACCTTGTCGCAGGCGCCGATACCCTGCAGGTGCTGGATCGCACCCGAGATACCCACAGCCACGTACACGCGCGCGGTCACCCAGGTGCCGGTAGCACCCACCTGGCGGTTGCGCGGCATGAAGCCATCGTCCACCGCCACCCGCGAGGCGCCTTCGGTGGCGCCAAGGGCTGCGGTGGCCTGGTGGTACAGGTCCCAGTCCTTGACGCCGTTGCCGCCCGAGATGATGAACTCGGCCTCGGCCATGGCAATGGTGGCCGGGTCCACGGCCACCGAGCCCAGGTCTTCGATGCGCGACAGGCTGCGCGCCACGCTTGTGGACAACTCCACCGGCAACGCTTCGTGGCGGGTTTCGCTGACCGGCTCGGCACACTCGGCCGCTGCCAGGATCAGCCGTGGTACAGCGCGTTGCAGGTCTTGCTGGCCGGCACCGGCGCGGCCGATGCACTGGCCGTCCTTGACCTGCCACACCCGCGTGGCCGGGCGCTCGCCCAGCGCCGCGCCCAGGCGTCGGCCCAGTTCGCCGCCACCGGTGCGGCTGTCGGGCAGCAGCCAGTGGCGCGGGGTGAACTGGTTATCCACAGCCCGCAGGCCCTGCACCAGTTGCTCCGGTGCATAACCCTCGAAAGCCTCGCCTTCGATGACCAGCAGGCGGTCGACACCGGCTGTGGAAAAGTTGCTTTCCTTGTGCTCGCCAAACACCACCGCCAGCACCGCGCCGTCACTGCCGGCCAGGCTGTGGGCCAGGCCGAGCAGATCGCGGTCGTGGCTGCTCAGGCGGCCACCGACCATGTCCGGCACCACGGCGATGTAGAACGCCGGCGCGGGCACCTGGTGCAGCGGCAGCTTGACCTCTGCCGCCGCCGTGCGCCGCCCGCCCACACCCGTGCCCTGCTGGGCGCCGCTGCGGTCGATGCGCTTGATGCCGGCCGGGCCGATAAAGCCTGCGGCAATCGCATGGGGGTTCTTGCGGATCAGGCCATTGGGGCCCATCCAGCTGGTCTGTTGCGTCTGCATGGCCGCATGCAGCGGGTGCAGGCGGTTACGGGCGATCCACTCGGCCCGTGGGTCGCGGCGGATAATGTCGCTCATCAGTGCAC
It contains:
- a CDS encoding electron transfer flavoprotein subunit beta, whose protein sequence is MSTKVISLVSIGAHPSSGRARRAEQDARAVELGLQLAGDNLQVVHAGNPQEEALRAYLGMGLDHLDVLEQPAGADVLGVLGDYLRDAGAQLVLTGSQAETGEGSGMLPFLLAEKLGWPLIVGLAEVESIENGTAQVLQALPRGQRRRLKVRLPLLATVDNAAPKPRQSAFGPARRGVLAARNVAIVEDELLADAELQPARPRPKRLKVIKAKSGADRMKAATAKASGGGGKVLKDVSPQEGAEAILKLLVEEGVLR
- a CDS encoding electron transfer flavoprotein subunit alpha/FixB family protein, with the translated sequence MSDIIRRDPRAEWIARNRLHPLHAAMQTQQTSWMGPNGLIRKNPHAIAAGFIGPAGIKRIDRSGAQQGTGVGGRRTAAAEVKLPLHQVPAPAFYIAVVPDMVGGRLSSHDRDLLGLAHSLAGSDGAVLAVVFGEHKESNFSTAGVDRLLVIEGEAFEGYAPEQLVQGLRAVDNQFTPRHWLLPDSRTGGGELGRRLGAALGERPATRVWQVKDGQCIGRAGAGQQDLQRAVPRLILAAAECAEPVSETRHEALPVELSTSVARSLSRIEDLGSVAVDPATIAMAEAEFIISGGNGVKDWDLYHQATAALGATEGASRVAVDDGFMPRNRQVGATGTWVTARVYVAVGISGAIQHLQGIGACDKVVAINMDPGCDMIKRADLSVIGDSSAILKALIEAVDNYRSGGQRDAA